Sequence from the Streptomyces sp. R33 genome:
TCGTCTCCATCTACCGCGAGACGCTGGGGGTGGCCGACCTCGACGAGCAGAGCGACTTCTACGAATGGGGCGGCGACTCGCTGACCGCGTTCCGGATCACCGCACGGCTCGAGGAGGCACTCGGGGCGGAGGTCCCGGTGGCCCTGGTCTTCGCCTACCCCTCGCCCGCGGACCTCGCCGACGTCGTCCACGCCGACTTCGT
This genomic interval carries:
- a CDS encoding acyl carrier protein gives rise to the protein MTATATETQNPTAQLTGAALTELVVSIYRETLGVADLDEQSDFYEWGGDSLTAFRITARLEEALGAEVPVALVFAYPSPADLADVVHADFVQA